In Lemur catta isolate mLemCat1 chromosome 1, mLemCat1.pri, whole genome shotgun sequence, one DNA window encodes the following:
- the GPR132 gene encoding probable G-protein coupled receptor 132 isoform X1 produces the protein MDSLQPPGQVVAKPRRCQPMVSLFCPPAPPSSQVILNLSVNLPLGAHACCALRKVVLETPEAGTHDMQGNATLATTCAPWAPENCNVSFEESRVVLVVVYSTVCALGLPANCLTAWLTLLQALQGNVLAVYLFCLALCELLYVGTLPLWVVYVQNQHCWTLGPWACKVTAYVFFCNVYVSILFLCCISCDRFVAVVYALESRGRRRQKTAVAISALIFVLVGLVHYPVFDMEHKQTCFETLHMDSRVAGFHYARFAVGFAAPLSIITFTNHRILRSIRQSRGLTAAQKARVKRSAVAVVLIFLLCFAPYHLVLLVKAAAFSYYRGDPSAVCAFEARVYTVSMVFLCLSTVNSVADPIIYVLATDHSRQEVSRIHKGWKKWSLKTDVTKLTCSKDSGDTGSPTALINHYAFSGPVHPPGSLCPPRRLGEESC, from the exons ATGGACTCACTGCAGCCACCTGGCCAAGTTGTCGCGAAGCCCAGACGGTGCCAGCCAATGGTCAGCCTCTTCTGTCCCCCGGCTCCTCCCAGCTCCCAA GTCATTTTAAACCTCAGCGTCAACCTCCCGCTAGGAGCCCACGCGTGCTGCGCGCTCAGAAAGGTTGTTCTGGAGACGCCCGAGGCCGGAACCCACGACATGCAAG GAAACGCCACCCTAGCGACCACCTGTGCCCCGTGGGCTCCCGAGAACTGCAATGTGTCCTTCGAGGAGAGCAgagtggtgctggtggtggtgtaCAGCACGGTGTGCGCCCTGGGCCTGCCGGCCAACTGCCTGACCGCGTGGCTGACGCTGCTGCAGGCGCTGCAGGGCAACGTGCTGGCCGTCTACCTGTTCTGCCTGGCGCTGTGCGAGCTGCTCTACGTGGGCACCCTGCCGCTCTGGGTCGTCTACGTGCAGAACCAGCACTGCTGGACGCTGGGCCCGTGGGCCTGCAAGGTGACCGCCTACGTCTTCTTCTGCAACGTCTACGTCAGCATCCTCTTCCTGTGCTGCATCTCCTGCGACCGCTTCGTGGCGGTGGTGTACGCTCTGGAGAGCAGAGGCCGCCGCCGCCAGAAGACCGCGGTCGCCATTTCCGCGCTCATCTTTGTCCTGGTCGGGCTCGTCCACTACCCGGTGTTCGACATGGAGCACAAGCAGACCTGCTTCGAGACGCTGCACATGGACAGCAGGGTGGCCGGGTTCCACTACGCGCGCTTCGCGGTGGGCTTCGCCGCCCCTCTGTCCATCATCACCTTCACCAACCACCGGATCCTCAGGAGCATCCGGCAGAGCCGGGGCCTGACCGCGGCCCAGAAGGCCCGGGTGAAGCGCTCAGCCGTCGCGGTCGTGCTCATCTTCCTGCTGTGCTTCGCGCCCTACCACCTGGTGCTGCTGGTCAAGGCCGCCGCCTTCTCCTACTACAGAGGGGACCCCAGTGCCGTGTGCGCCTTCGAAGCCAGAGTCTACACGGTCTCCATGGTGTTTCTGTGCCTGTCCACGGTGAACAGCGTGGCCGACCCCATCATCTACGTGCTGGCCACGGACCATTCGCGGCAAGAAGTGTCCAGAATCCACAAGGGGTGGAAAAAGTGGTCCCTGAAGACGGACGTCACCAAGCTCACGTGCTCCAAGGACTCGGGGGACACGGGGTCGCCCACGGCACTCATAAACCACTACGCCTTCTCGGGGCCTGTCCACCCGCCAGGCTCCCTATGCCCGCCGCGGAGGCTGGGCGAGGAGTCCTGCTGA
- the GPR132 gene encoding probable G-protein coupled receptor 132 isoform X2: protein MQGNATLATTCAPWAPENCNVSFEESRVVLVVVYSTVCALGLPANCLTAWLTLLQALQGNVLAVYLFCLALCELLYVGTLPLWVVYVQNQHCWTLGPWACKVTAYVFFCNVYVSILFLCCISCDRFVAVVYALESRGRRRQKTAVAISALIFVLVGLVHYPVFDMEHKQTCFETLHMDSRVAGFHYARFAVGFAAPLSIITFTNHRILRSIRQSRGLTAAQKARVKRSAVAVVLIFLLCFAPYHLVLLVKAAAFSYYRGDPSAVCAFEARVYTVSMVFLCLSTVNSVADPIIYVLATDHSRQEVSRIHKGWKKWSLKTDVTKLTCSKDSGDTGSPTALINHYAFSGPVHPPGSLCPPRRLGEESC from the exons ATGCAAG GAAACGCCACCCTAGCGACCACCTGTGCCCCGTGGGCTCCCGAGAACTGCAATGTGTCCTTCGAGGAGAGCAgagtggtgctggtggtggtgtaCAGCACGGTGTGCGCCCTGGGCCTGCCGGCCAACTGCCTGACCGCGTGGCTGACGCTGCTGCAGGCGCTGCAGGGCAACGTGCTGGCCGTCTACCTGTTCTGCCTGGCGCTGTGCGAGCTGCTCTACGTGGGCACCCTGCCGCTCTGGGTCGTCTACGTGCAGAACCAGCACTGCTGGACGCTGGGCCCGTGGGCCTGCAAGGTGACCGCCTACGTCTTCTTCTGCAACGTCTACGTCAGCATCCTCTTCCTGTGCTGCATCTCCTGCGACCGCTTCGTGGCGGTGGTGTACGCTCTGGAGAGCAGAGGCCGCCGCCGCCAGAAGACCGCGGTCGCCATTTCCGCGCTCATCTTTGTCCTGGTCGGGCTCGTCCACTACCCGGTGTTCGACATGGAGCACAAGCAGACCTGCTTCGAGACGCTGCACATGGACAGCAGGGTGGCCGGGTTCCACTACGCGCGCTTCGCGGTGGGCTTCGCCGCCCCTCTGTCCATCATCACCTTCACCAACCACCGGATCCTCAGGAGCATCCGGCAGAGCCGGGGCCTGACCGCGGCCCAGAAGGCCCGGGTGAAGCGCTCAGCCGTCGCGGTCGTGCTCATCTTCCTGCTGTGCTTCGCGCCCTACCACCTGGTGCTGCTGGTCAAGGCCGCCGCCTTCTCCTACTACAGAGGGGACCCCAGTGCCGTGTGCGCCTTCGAAGCCAGAGTCTACACGGTCTCCATGGTGTTTCTGTGCCTGTCCACGGTGAACAGCGTGGCCGACCCCATCATCTACGTGCTGGCCACGGACCATTCGCGGCAAGAAGTGTCCAGAATCCACAAGGGGTGGAAAAAGTGGTCCCTGAAGACGGACGTCACCAAGCTCACGTGCTCCAAGGACTCGGGGGACACGGGGTCGCCCACGGCACTCATAAACCACTACGCCTTCTCGGGGCCTGTCCACCCGCCAGGCTCCCTATGCCCGCCGCGGAGGCTGGGCGAGGAGTCCTGCTGA